The following are encoded together in the Armatimonadia bacterium genome:
- a CDS encoding Fe-Mn family superoxide dismutase: MDALSRRRFVVSAGVAAAGALSAQSVLAQPAAGMPGPGLHQVAALKYPPETVRGISAQVITWHHDTHYAGYVKKRNQIEEQITRLGPGTPGFDGRVYAGIKRDEAFNASGMILHEVYFDNLGGDGKIGGGPAETALKSVFGSLEAWQADMIALAMQATGWALMCYDPSDGRLHDYLVEAHQLGAIWGAVPIVALDVFEHAYYRDFGPDRAKYLPVFFDNLHWGRINERFRAATGVL; encoded by the coding sequence ATGGATGCTCTCAGTCGACGCAGGTTCGTGGTGAGCGCCGGCGTCGCAGCAGCCGGAGCGCTCAGCGCCCAGAGTGTGCTCGCGCAACCGGCCGCCGGCATGCCCGGTCCGGGACTGCACCAGGTGGCTGCCCTGAAGTACCCGCCGGAGACTGTGCGCGGGATCTCCGCGCAGGTGATCACCTGGCACCATGACACGCACTATGCCGGGTATGTGAAGAAGCGCAACCAGATCGAGGAGCAGATCACCAGGCTGGGCCCGGGTACGCCGGGCTTCGATGGCCGGGTCTACGCCGGCATCAAGCGGGATGAGGCCTTCAACGCCAGTGGCATGATCCTGCACGAGGTCTACTTCGACAACCTGGGCGGCGACGGCAAGATCGGTGGCGGCCCGGCGGAGACTGCCCTGAAGTCAGTATTCGGGAGCCTCGAGGCCTGGCAGGCGGACATGATCGCCCTGGCCATGCAGGCCACCGGCTGGGCACTGATGTGCTACGACCCGAGCGACGGCCGCCTGCACGACTACCTGGTCGAGGCTCACCAGTTGGGCGCAATCTGGGGAGCCGTGCCGATCGTGGCTCTGGACGTATTCGAGCATGCTTACTACCGGGACTTCGGGCCGGACCGAGCCAAGTACCTGCCGGTGTTCTTCGACAACCTGCACTGGGGCCGCATCAACGAGCGGTTCCGTGCAGCGACCGGAGTCCTCTAG
- a CDS encoding DUF4962 domain-containing protein — translation MESIAVLIVALILCIAVPVFSAPLPDETPPAIDEWGFRPLDGQPSPVDPPGFVWRPQTDAVSYELQVSKDLQCAATFYEVKGLDLYCHCLAKTFGAGKYYWRFRFVTKAGETSQWSSIRSFTVDARAHAFPMPARDELLSRIPTTHPRLFLRPEDVARYRELASGALKDRWDRLVADCDKILKNPPDITEPPTYPPDVKRGVNDDAWRKIWWGNRTRVESVCGSAATLAFVYMVGGDEKYAKEARRLILAACEWDPKGATGYRYNDEAGMPFSYLTTRTYTWLYNYLSEADRQKIRDLMTIRGQEMYNHLSGKLHIWKPYDSHANRAWHKLGEVGAAFYGEIPDAANWVWFAMNVFYNSYPVWNDDAGGWHEGISYYTGYLTKITWWLATLKSTFGIDGFQKPFFAKVGNFPLYVVPPGETLGGYGDLSSGFTAKGCSATVSIFARMAQNPYWRWLVENSGGSDLPGGYMGFIYATTPGVPAKAPTDLPGSVLFPGIGVAALHNDLVKRDNDVQFMLKASPFGSQSHGYDAQNSFLLSVGGDPVFVATGKRDLYGSPHHSNWMWETKSTNSILVNGQGQEKHARKHQGDITGFSTSPSFDYVVGEAAKAYPGRLNRFTRAVLFIKPRTLVLFDALEAPEPSTFQWLLHSNEEMALQGQTISGHGKKNRASLQILSPAGLQVSETDQFDPPPQSWVTLKQWHVTAATAEKQSSVDFVSVIRAAMAGESAKALKATSLQAPGALGADIELSDGRALVVWRKSGTGPVTCGDVSTDGQIACIVLDTRGEVRDVFVYGGASVSYKGQRVAAGQ, via the coding sequence CAATCGACGAATGGGGGTTCAGACCGCTGGACGGTCAGCCCTCGCCGGTTGACCCGCCAGGTTTCGTCTGGCGACCCCAGACGGATGCCGTCAGTTACGAGCTGCAGGTGTCGAAGGATCTGCAGTGCGCTGCAACCTTCTACGAGGTCAAGGGCCTCGACCTGTACTGCCATTGCCTCGCGAAGACCTTCGGAGCCGGGAAGTACTACTGGCGGTTCCGCTTCGTGACCAAGGCCGGAGAGACGTCGCAGTGGAGCTCGATCCGCAGCTTCACCGTCGACGCGAGGGCCCATGCCTTCCCGATGCCGGCGCGCGACGAACTCCTGTCACGCATTCCGACAACACACCCGAGGCTGTTCCTGCGCCCGGAGGACGTAGCACGCTACCGCGAGCTCGCGAGCGGCGCCTTGAAGGACCGCTGGGACCGGCTCGTGGCCGACTGCGACAAGATCCTCAAGAACCCGCCGGACATCACTGAGCCGCCGACTTACCCGCCCGACGTGAAGCGTGGGGTGAATGACGATGCCTGGCGCAAGATCTGGTGGGGCAATCGCACGCGGGTGGAGAGCGTCTGCGGGAGTGCGGCGACCCTTGCCTTCGTGTACATGGTCGGAGGCGATGAGAAGTACGCCAAAGAGGCGCGGCGCCTGATCCTCGCAGCCTGCGAGTGGGACCCGAAGGGAGCCACCGGCTACCGTTACAACGACGAGGCCGGGATGCCCTTCTCGTACCTCACCACGCGCACCTACACCTGGCTGTACAACTACCTCAGCGAGGCCGATCGCCAGAAGATCCGCGACCTCATGACGATCCGCGGGCAGGAGATGTACAACCACCTGTCCGGGAAGCTGCACATCTGGAAGCCCTATGACAGCCACGCCAACCGGGCCTGGCACAAGCTGGGCGAAGTGGGCGCTGCCTTCTACGGCGAGATCCCCGACGCGGCGAACTGGGTTTGGTTCGCGATGAACGTGTTCTACAACTCCTACCCCGTATGGAACGACGATGCGGGCGGCTGGCATGAGGGCATCTCGTACTACACCGGCTATCTGACCAAGATCACCTGGTGGCTGGCGACCCTCAAGTCCACCTTCGGGATCGACGGCTTCCAGAAGCCCTTCTTCGCGAAGGTCGGCAACTTCCCGCTGTACGTGGTTCCCCCGGGTGAGACTCTGGGCGGTTACGGCGACTTGTCCTCAGGATTCACGGCGAAGGGGTGCAGCGCGACCGTGAGCATCTTCGCACGGATGGCCCAGAACCCGTACTGGCGCTGGCTGGTGGAGAACTCCGGCGGGTCCGATCTCCCGGGCGGCTATATGGGCTTCATCTACGCGACGACACCGGGGGTGCCGGCCAAGGCGCCCACCGATCTTCCCGGTTCGGTGCTCTTCCCGGGGATCGGCGTGGCGGCGCTGCACAACGACCTGGTGAAGCGTGACAACGACGTCCAGTTTATGCTCAAGGCCTCGCCCTTCGGCAGCCAGAGTCACGGCTACGACGCGCAGAACTCCTTCCTGCTCAGCGTGGGCGGCGATCCGGTGTTCGTGGCGACGGGCAAGCGCGACCTGTACGGGAGCCCGCATCACAGCAACTGGATGTGGGAGACCAAGAGCACGAACTCCATCCTTGTGAACGGACAGGGCCAGGAGAAGCACGCACGGAAGCACCAGGGGGACATCACCGGGTTCTCGACCTCGCCCAGCTTCGACTACGTCGTCGGCGAGGCGGCCAAGGCCTACCCCGGACGTCTGAACCGGTTCACCCGTGCGGTGCTGTTCATCAAGCCGCGCACCCTGGTGCTGTTCGACGCGCTCGAGGCCCCGGAGCCGAGCACCTTCCAGTGGCTCCTGCACAGCAACGAGGAGATGGCGCTGCAGGGCCAGACGATCAGCGGCCACGGAAAGAAGAACCGCGCGAGTCTGCAGATCCTGTCACCGGCAGGCCTGCAGGTCAGCGAGACCGACCAGTTCGATCCGCCGCCACAGTCCTGGGTCACACTGAAGCAGTGGCATGTGACCGCGGCGACGGCGGAGAAGCAGTCCAGCGTGGACTTCGTCTCGGTGATCCGTGCTGCCATGGCCGGCGAGTCGGCCAAGGCTCTCAAGGCCACTTCGCTGCAGGCCCCGGGCGCCCTGGGCGCGGACATCGAGCTCAGCGACGGTCGGGCACTGGTGGTGTGGCGCAAGTCAGGCACCGGTCCGGTGACCTGTGGCGACGTCTCCACCGACGGCCAGATCGCCTGCATCGTGCTCGATACCAGGGGCGAGGTGCGCGACGTCTTCGTGTATGGTGGCGCCTCGGTGAGCTACAAGGGCCAGCGAGTCGCGGCCGGTCAGTAA